Genomic window (Streptomyces yatensis):
GCAGGGTCTGGTATCTAACCTGGCCGTGGCCTCACGCTGCCGCGTCGAGCTGCGCATTGCCCGTCACAGGTGGAGGAACGTTCATGCACCCAGTCACCGGCTCCCGCGCTTCCGTCCCCGCCAAGGGTCGCCCCGCCCCCCGCCTGTCCGCCGACCGAGTGCGGACGCCGCCCCGGATGCCCGCCGCCCGTCCGCCGATCCGATCACGGGCGGATGCCGAGACCGTGGCGCTGCTGCACCGGGCCGCCCGGGTGCTCATGGAGGAGGTGCCCCGGCTGGCGGACCGTATCGTCGCGCTGATGAAGGAGCGGGAGCCCGCCTACCGCTCGCCCTCCCTCGACCCGCACGAGGTGTGGCGGGAGGTCCATGACTCGCTCAGCAACAATGTGCGCTCGCTGGTGCACCCCAAGGAGACGCGCGAATCGGCCAGGTCGTGTGCGTGGCGGATCGGCACCGACCGCGCCGCGCAGGGCTTTCCACTGGACGCGCTGCTGCACGCGTACCGCATCGGCTGCACCGTCGTATGGGAGCAGCTCCTGGAGACCGCCTCGAAGGAGGATCCGCTCGGCGCGCAGTCGCTGGTCCATGTCGCCGCCGATGTCTGGAACTTCGTCGACGAGCACTGCACCCTCGTCGCCACGGCGTATCAGGAGGTGGAGCGCCAGCTCTCCTGGCACCGGGAGAACCGCTACCGGATCATCGTCGCGGCCCTGCTCGACGGCACCGCCCGGGTGAGCGACTTCCCCGAGGCGGAGGAGGTCCTCGGCCTGCCCGAGCGGGGGCGTTACGCGGTCGTGGCGCTGGAGGACGCCGACGCCTCGTCCCGGGCGCCGCATTCCGCCGCGGTGTGCGCGGGACTCCGTACGGTCTGGCATGCGGCGGAGGGCACCGCCCACGCCATCGTGCTGCTCGGCGACGCCGGCGCGGAGGGGCTGGTGCGCGGGCTGGAGGTGCCGCCCGGCGCACGGGCCGGGGTCAGCCCCGCCGTCTCCGGTCTCGCCGCGGTGAACACGGCCCGGCGGCTCGCCGATACGGCGCTGCGCACCCGCCCGGCCGCCGGTGAGGCGGCGCTGCTGGACGAGCGCTATCCGGAGGCGCTGGTGGTGTCCTGCCCGGACCTCGGCGCCGCGCTCGCCGACCGGATGCTCGGACCGGTCCTGGCGCTGGAGTCCGCCGACCGGGAGATGCTGCTGACGACGCTGGCCGCCTGGCTGGAGGGCGGGGGATCGGCGCGCCGCGCGGGCGAGCTGCTGTTCTGCCACCGCAACACGGTGCTCAACCGGATACGCCGCTACGAGCAGTTGACCGGGCGTTCGCTGGACCACCCCCGAGAGGTCATGGAGTTGTCGCTCGCGCTGTCCGCGCACCGGCTGCTGACGCCCTGAGAAGCACCCCTCGGCCTGAGGCGATGTGGGCGTGCACAACGGCCCTCGGCCGATCATGTGCACCCGTCACACGGTCCGCCGGTTGGGCTGTACGCGACCGCGCTGACCTGCTGTCGTGGCGATTCCGCCCCTGTGACATGGGGCGGAACCCGCACAAGGAGCCGCGACATGCCCGA
Coding sequences:
- a CDS encoding PucR family transcriptional regulator yields the protein MHPVTGSRASVPAKGRPAPRLSADRVRTPPRMPAARPPIRSRADAETVALLHRAARVLMEEVPRLADRIVALMKEREPAYRSPSLDPHEVWREVHDSLSNNVRSLVHPKETRESARSCAWRIGTDRAAQGFPLDALLHAYRIGCTVVWEQLLETASKEDPLGAQSLVHVAADVWNFVDEHCTLVATAYQEVERQLSWHRENRYRIIVAALLDGTARVSDFPEAEEVLGLPERGRYAVVALEDADASSRAPHSAAVCAGLRTVWHAAEGTAHAIVLLGDAGAEGLVRGLEVPPGARAGVSPAVSGLAAVNTARRLADTALRTRPAAGEAALLDERYPEALVVSCPDLGAALADRMLGPVLALESADREMLLTTLAAWLEGGGSARRAGELLFCHRNTVLNRIRRYEQLTGRSLDHPREVMELSLALSAHRLLTP